Proteins encoded in a region of the Vitis riparia cultivar Riparia Gloire de Montpellier isolate 1030 chromosome 7, EGFV_Vit.rip_1.0, whole genome shotgun sequence genome:
- the LOC117917580 gene encoding PLAT domain-containing protein 3-like, producing MGLNNLFVHLLILFSLAVAGLCDDDCVFTVYVRTGSAIKGGTDSIISLRLYDANGWYVEIPNLEAWGGIMEPGHNYYERGNLDIFSGRAPCLTAPACALNLTSDGSGDHHGWYCNYVEVTTTGPHVPCAQQLFTVEQWLATDISPFELTAIRNSCSYGVDRLSHAVMKSSASSSSSSSASSSM from the exons ATGGGACTCAACAATCTCTTCGTCCACCTCTTGATCCTCTTCTCCCTCGCCGTCGCCGGTCTATGTGAT GATGATTGCGTCTTCACGGTGTACGTGAGAACCGGATCTGCGATAAAGGGAGGCACGGACTCCATCATCAGCTTACGCCTCTACGACGCCAACGGCTGGTATGTCGAGATCCCTAACCTGGAGGCCTGGGGAGGGATAATGGAGCCTGGGCACAACTACTACGAGAGGGGCAATCTGGACATTTTCAGCGGGAGAGCGCCGTGCTTGACTGCGCCGGCGTGCGCCTTGAACCTCACTTCCGACGGATCGGGCGACCACCACGGCTGGTACTGTAATTACGTGGAGGTGACCACAACGGGGCCCCACGTACCCTGTGCTCAGCAGCTGTTTACAGTAGAGCAGTGGCTGGCCACCGATATCTCTCCTTTTGAACTCACCGCCATAAGGAATTCCTGTTCCTACGGCGTTGACCGTCTGTCTCATGCCGTGATGAAgtcttctgcttcttcttcttcatcttcttctgcTTCGTCTAGTATGTAA